One stretch of Podospora pseudoanserina strain CBS 124.78 chromosome 4, whole genome shotgun sequence DNA includes these proteins:
- a CDS encoding hypothetical protein (EggNog:ENOG503PGKG) — MSFLSPKRLKRKKWESPELSCEEIIDTPRVGLLKKAWGSSGPAQERFDVHILPDIEDVLRNVDPGYADIFKAQKLYPINLDTPVEGGDSGSVVIDTVSGSLYGHIVRGCPGSRVAYIIAATEVFDHLRQEHGADIHLCGSPSTKLSADLTQLAVESRRLELERWQHYAKLAQTIDVKPSSSSTASDDLWSPQFMAENAEDENSLKKWPETSSTTMSGYIEGRLSPLLESNDGDSLHAWSANRATTLSSAGSRSTATTWSTASSSTGVTAVQMELIAEDRDIEMSGLFLDNPNEGNKKTPLLLPRTSTTKGDERDESKGPLGVIRNEATQNLAGQKAASDDQGGS, encoded by the exons AAAGTCCTGAGCTGTCATGTGAGGAGATCATTGACACGCCCCGGGTTGGCTTGCTCAAGAAGGCATGGGGGTCAAGCGGCCCAGCCCAGGAACGATTCGACGTCCATATCCTTCCTGACATCGAAGATGTTTTGAGGAATGTCGATCCTGGCTATGCCGACATATTC AAGGCGCAAAAGCTCTACCCGATCAATCTCGACACTCCAGTCGAAGGTGGCGATAGCGGCTCGGTTGTGATTGACACAGTATCAGGCAGCTTGTATGGCCACATCGTCAGAGGTTGCCCGGGATCTAGGGTCGCCTACATCATTGCGGCAACAGAGGTTTTCGACCATCTTCGCCAGGAGCACGGTGCTGACATACATCTTTGTGGCTCCCCCTCGACCAAGTTATCAGCCGATCTAACCCAGTTAGCCGTGGAGAGCCGGCGACTCGAGCTGGAAAGATGGCAGCACTACGCAAAACTGGCCCAGACCATTGATGTCAAACCCAGCTCTTCCAGCACGGCCTCTGATGATCTGTGGAGTCCACAGTTTATGGCGGAGAACGCAGAAGATGAAAATTCATTGAAGAAATGGCCCgaaacctcctcaaccaccatgTCTGGCTATATAGAAGGTCGCTTGAGCCCATTGCTAGAAAGTAACGATGGTGATTCTCTTCACGCTTGGTCGGCGAATAGAGCAACAACGTTATCCTCGGCCGGATCTCGCTCTACAGCAACCACATGGTCTACAGCGTCGAGCAGTACGGGAGTTACAGCTGTACAAATGGAGCTCATCGCTGAAGATCGCGACATTGAGATGTCAGGACTCTTTCTTGATAATCCCAACGAGGGCAACAAAAAGACGCCACTACTCCTCCCCAGAACTTCGACAACGAAGGGAGACGAAAGAGATGAAAGCAAAGGTCCTCTGGGGGTCATACGCAATGAAGCAACGCAAAATCTGGCTGGCCAAAAAGCGGCCAGTGATGACCAGGGTGGGTCGTAA